The Sulfurihydrogenibium sp. DNA segment TTATGATTAATGGTATAGATAAAGTTTTAGACCAGCAGATTTTTTGGGTATTGTTTTTAAAGCTTAAAATATACCATTCGCATTTGTAGATATCTATTTTCTCTTCTTTATAGTTTAATTTTCTCAACTTGTACTGCCCTTCTGGTTTATGTAGATTGTTGGCAAGAGAGTTCCAATTGTAAGAAAATTCTCCTATTAGATACAAAGTTTGTCTGCTTGCTTTAGTTAATATACCTTTTTTCTTGTCTATTATATAGTATAATCGGTCTTTTCCACTTTTAAGAATATATAACTCTAGACTTCCATCGGTAACCCTTTTTAACTTTTCACTTCCTTCTCGCCAATACTCAAGTTGATGTTTAAAACCTCTTTCGTCAGTGTATTGAGCTTTAAAGTATATATACTTATATGCAGGTCTATCTTTAAATACATCTTCCCATCTTATTTCCTTTGAGCCTGCAAAAGAAAACGTTGTATAAAAAATAAGCAGAAGAAAGGGCAGAGCCCTTAGCTCAACCCCTTTTATATAAATAAATACATTTCTCACTGTCTAACTCCTTTTGCGTAATCAAAATATGTATAAGTATTTCCTTGGTAAGAGAGTGTTTTTGTGCATATTTTTACGTAGTATATGCCTTGTTTTGAAGTGTCTATATCTTTTCCATCTGGGTCTGTTGGTAGCATAAACTTAAGATTGCTAACTTTATCCGAGTCTATACATTTACTGATAACTGAGCTTGGAATTGTTCCTCCAGGTGGATTTAATATAGCTTCAGCAAGTATTCTACCATCTGTGTTTGGTAAAGATAAGCCTAATATGTATGCTATGGTTGGTGCTACGTCCACATTACCTGTTGGTAAATAGTCTACAAATCCACTTTTAAAGTCTGGTCCGTAAGCTATTAAAGTGTTATGCACATCAATTGGGCTAAAACTTCCATGCATTCCCCTATTGTTAAACATACTTTCATATTCTATACCTTTCATTCCTTGAACGACGGCGTTTTCATCGTAATTGTAGCTAACTATTATATCTGGGTTTCTTCCAGCTGTATTTTCAAGCTTTACAAGGCTTAATGGAAATGTACCTGGTATAGGTCCATATTTATCATCTACAAAGATTGCTCCAAACTCTTCTCTACTTTGCAAGTAAGAAACCACTTGTTTAATGATGTTTAAGTCTTTGGAAGGAACGTATAAATATTCACTTCCTCCATTTGGTGAGATAACTATTGCATCTTGAGGTAGATTTTCTGGACCTGCTGGAACTGTAAAGTTTGCTGTTGTATATTTTTGTCCAGGTGTTCCGCATATGCTACCATTAGTGTCAGTTTTTGTAGGATATACAGGTGTACCATCTGCTTTAATACCAGATAATACTGGGTCATACGTACAACCACGTCCGTCGTATACATGGCTAAAACCAGCTCTTTTAAGTAAATCTGCTAACCTTACATCTCCTGAAACAGAATATCCGTTTACGTTATCTATACTACCTACTTGCCCGTTGCTTACTGTTCTAAGAGGGAAAAGAGAAAGATCTCCTGATACAGTATTATGACCATGGTCTGAAACGATTATAATATCTGTTGTTTTATCAAGACCTTTTTGTTTTAAAGTATCCAGCAGTTGTCCTAATAAACTATCCATACATTTTAAAGCAAGTTTGTTGTTATAGACACCTACACCGTATGCATGCTCTGTGCTATCTGGGTCTCTAAACCATATCACACTAACATCTGGGTTTTTATTTGGAAGAATATAATTAAGATAAACATTCATCATATAAGTGTTGGCTTTACAATAAGGTGAACCAGACATGTCTGTTGGGTCTGGAGTAACACCGTCGCTAAGACGTTTAACTGGTAGGAAACCAGTTGGATCTCCATTGTTTGATGAAAGTGTTATAGCGCCATTATCATATGCAAATGGAGTGTATTTAGGAAGAGGATAACCTGCATTTTGAAGTTCTTGAGCAAAAGAAAGAGGGTAAGCTATTTTTTCGTCAAGAATTATGCCACCTTTTTTGTAATCAAATAGAAAAGCTGCACCGGTTTTACCTACTACCGCTGTCTTCAGGCCTGCTTTTTGGGCAGCTTGAAGCATTGTACTTACTAATAAAAGTTGATTGTTGTAGTATTTGTCTAAATCTTGAAGTATTTTATAATCTTCTGTGAATACTGGTTGATTATAGTCTACTGGTTGCCCTGCAGAGTTTGTACCGCTCGCACCAGGACTCCAAATCGTGTTTCCGTAAAAACCGGTTTTGTATGGAAAGTCTCCTGTGGCTAAGCTTCCCGCATTCATCATAGTAAATGTTGGATATGTCGAGTGGTTATCGCTGAAGAAGACACCTTTTTGAGATAAGC contains these protein-coding regions:
- a CDS encoding alkaline phosphatase family protein, translating into MKRLLLNLVILASVLFMLASCGSSDSGSGTPAQKKKVILFVWDGLRPDAIDPTNTPNLYSLSQKGVFFSDNHSTYPTFTMMNAGSLATGDFPYKTGFYGNTIWSPGASGTNSAGQPVDYNQPVFTEDYKILQDLDKYYNNQLLLVSTMLQAAQKAGLKTAVVGKTGAAFLFDYKKGGIILDEKIAYPLSFAQELQNAGYPLPKYTPFAYDNGAITLSSNNGDPTGFLPVKRLSDGVTPDPTDMSGSPYCKANTYMMNVYLNYILPNKNPDVSVIWFRDPDSTEHAYGVGVYNNKLALKCMDSLLGQLLDTLKQKGLDKTTDIIIVSDHGHNTVSGDLSLFPLRTVSNGQVGSIDNVNGYSVSGDVRLADLLKRAGFSHVYDGRGCTYDPVLSGIKADGTPVYPTKTDTNGSICGTPGQKYTTANFTVPAGPENLPQDAIVISPNGGSEYLYVPSKDLNIIKQVVSYLQSREEFGAIFVDDKYGPIPGTFPLSLVKLENTAGRNPDIIVSYNYDENAVVQGMKGIEYESMFNNRGMHGSFSPIDVHNTLIAYGPDFKSGFVDYLPTGNVDVAPTIAYILGLSLPNTDGRILAEAILNPPGGTIPSSVISKCIDSDKVSNLKFMLPTDPDGKDIDTSKQGIYYVKICTKTLSYQGNTYTYFDYAKGVRQ